TCGAAAGCCCGGCCTCGATCGGGGTCGTGTCCTCCGAGAGCTCGCTGCCGTAAAGCGGGTAGCCCATCTCGACCCGGAGCGTATCCCTTGCCGCGAGCCCCACGGGCCTGAGGTCGAACTCGCTGCCCGCATCCATAAGCCCCTGCCATAGCTCCACGGCCCCCTCCGGAGAGGTATAAAACTCGAACCCGTCCTCGCCGGTGTAGCCGGTCCTGGATACGAGGACCTCCACCCCCGATACCCTGGTCTCCACGAAGTGGAAGTGCCTTATCAGTGAGGGGTCGGTCTCGGAAAGCGGCGAGAGGAGAGCGGCCGACAATGGGCCCTGAAGCGCAAGCTGGGCAAAAGAGGCGCTCACGTCCTCTGCGGCGACATCATCGCCGGCGTTATCCCTTATCCAGCCAAAGACCTTTTCCGTGTTGGACGCGTTCACGCAAAAGATGAACCTTTTCGGGGAAAAACGGTAGAGTATCGTATCGTCTATGACACCGCCCCGGGGGTTGCAGATGAGCGTATACTGGCACCTTCCGTCCTCGAGCTTCTCCGTATCGTTAGTGGTAAGGCGCTCTGCCGCGCGGGCGGCCCCGGCGCCGGAGAGCTCTATCTCTCCCATGTGGCTTACGTCAAAAAGCCCGCACGAGTTGCGGACCGCCAGGTGTTCCTCGGTCTCGCCCGTGTACCTGAGCGGCATCTCCCAGCCGGCGAAGGCGGTAAGCCTCGCGCCAAGACCGCGGTGCATGTCATATAGGGGTGTCCTCTTAAGTTCCATACGGCGAGGGTAAGTTGCAAAGCGTCTGCTGCTTGATATTACCAAAAGGAAAAAGAATGTCAAAGGAAAAAATGGAAAAAAATGCCCGGAAAAACCCACCTGCTTTCCGCTCGGGCCGGGGTCGAAAGGGCCTGTTGACAAAGCCGCTTAAGGGGAGTATATTTAAGCTGTTGTAACCATATACTAAAAACAGTTCCGGGGGTTAAGGTCCGTGGAAGAGGCTATTACAAAGTTGTTTGCCGTAAACCTCGTGGTAAAGGCATGGGGCGGGGAGAAGGTGCTTGTCTTCACCGACCTTGTAAGGGACGACGAGGAGATAGGCAAGGACGAAAAGAAGAGGAGGGAGGGGGCGAGACGGGTGGCCCGGACGATCGCGGAGGTGGCCAAGCGTCTCTGTAACACCCATTATATAGAATACCCCTCGCTGGGCAGCCACGGCACGGAACCGCCGGCCAGGGTATGGGAAGCCGCTTTCGGCCCCCGTGTGCTGCGGACGCTCAGGGAAAACGGCCTCCTCGAAAAGCTCCTCGAAAAGAAAGTCGGCGCCGAAGAGATTAAAAAGTGCGAGGAGATAGTCAGGGAGCGTACTTTTGACCCGGTCACCTGCGTTATCGCCCTTTCGAACTACTCAACGAGCCATACGCGCTTCAGGGACTTCATAACAAGGATAGCGGGCGCGAGGTACGCCAGCATGCCGCTCTTCGAGGAGTCCATGCTCGACGGCGCCATGGCCGCGGACTGGGATGCGCTCCGGGAGAGGACCATCGGCCTGGCGCTGCGCCTCGGCGGCGCCGACGCCGTGCATATGGAAACCCCCAACGGCACCTCCATTAGCATGTCGATAAAGGGCAGGGAGGTACTGTCCGATACCGGGATACTCTCGGAAGCCGGCTCCTTCGGCAACCTCCCGGCCGGAGAGGCGTACGTAGCGCCGGTTGAGGGCAGCGCCAACGGGAAACTCGTGCTGGAGTGGGCGCCGACGAAAAAGCTCAAAAGCCCCATAACCCTCGAGGTCCGGGACGGGACGGTCGTCGGCGTAAGCGGCGATGACGCGTTCGCGAGGGAACTGGAGTGGAAGATAAAGGAAAACCCGCTGTTCGGGAATATTGCGGAGCTGGGGATCGGAACGAACGACATGGCCACCAGGGCGGACAATATCCTCGAGAGCGAAAAGATTCTCGGCACCGTCCACATAGCCATCGGCGACAACTCGAGCTTCGGAGGGATGGTGCGCGTCCCCTTCCACCAGGACTTCGTGTTCTTCAAGCCCACCCTCTCGGTGGAGAGGGGCGGGACGACGGTCCGGATACTTAAGGACGGGGATATCGTATAGCCCGCCGGTCATCGAGACCATAAAAGCTGCGAGCTAACCTCGAAGATCCCCGGCGGAATAAAAAGGGGTTACGGCTAATGCCGTAACCCCTTAAAATCATGGCCGCGGACCCGTGGACTAACCGTCCCTTTCGGGCCGCTACTTTGCCCCGGCCCTCAGGAGGATGCTCTCGATATCCGCGTGCCCGCTTTCCCTTGCCAGCGCCAGGGCCGTCTTGCCGGCGCTGTCCTTCTCGCTCAGGCCGGCGCCCTTTTCAAGGAGGAAGAGGGCTATCCTGGTGCTGCCGTGCCAGGCGGCGATCATAAGGGCCGTCCTGCCCGTCTCTTCCCTGGCGTCCACGTCCACGCCTTTTTCAAGGAGAAGGCGGGCCACGCCGGGGTTGTCGAGCCAGGCCGTATACATAAGGGCCGTCTTGCCCGTGTTGTCCTTCTCGTCCCTCTCGGCGTCCTCTTCGATGAGGAACTCCGCCACGTCCGAGTGGCCGTGCCAGACGGCGATCATAAGGGCCGTCTTGCCGTAGTCGTCCTTCTCGTCCCGTGCAACGCCCTTTTCCAGGAGGAGACGGGACGTGTTGACATGGCCGTGCCAGGCGGCATACATAAGGGCCGTCTTGCCCTCCTCGTCCTTCTCGTCCTTCTTAACGCCCTTTTCTATAAGGAGCCCCGCCGTCTTCGTATGGCCGTGCCAGGCGGCGGTCATAAGGGCCGTCCTGAGGTTCTCGTCTTTAAGGTCCTTCTTCGCGCCCTTTTCGAGCAGCAGGCGGGCGGTGTCCGTATTGCCGTTCCAGGAGGCGTGTATAAGGGCCGTCTTGCCCGAGAGGTCTTTCCGGTCCATCTTGGCGCCCGCTTCAACGAGGAGGCGGGCCGCATCCGTACGACCGTACGAGGCGGCATGCATAAGGGCCGTCATGTCGTACTCGTCCCGCAGGTTCACCTTCGCGCCCTTTCCAATAAGGAGGCGGGCTATGCCCGTGTTGCCGTTCCAGGAGGCAACCATAAGGACCGTCCTGCCGGAGACGTACCTGCGGTTTACCTTTACTCCCCTTTCGATAAGGAGGCGGGCTATCTCGTTATTGCCGCGCCATACGGCGACCATGAGCGGCGTCCTGCCCGAAATGTCTCTCGCGTCCTGGTCGGCGCCCTTTTCGAGCAGCAGGAGGGCGGTGTCCGTGTTGTTGTTCTCGATGGCGATCATAAGGGCTGTCCTGTCAAGGAAGTCCTTTGCTTCCAGGTCCGCACCCCCGGCTATGAGGCGCTCGACTTCCTCGTTCCGACCGGCCTCCACCGCGTCAAAAAGCCTCTCTTTAACCCTCTGCCCCTCGGCCGTCCCCGTAAAAAGCGCCGTGGACAGGAGCAGGGCCGCAAGAACGGTACCGCCGGCCGTTATTCCCCTTCGGATCTTCATCCGGTCCTCTTCACCTGGTTAATTCCCGTTTTATATACATAGATACGCCTACGGGTCTGTTATAGCAAACTCCGCGACGCCAAGTCAAAGACAATCGCAGCACGAAGGAGTATAAGCTCCAAGCACCAATATCCAAACCCCAAACAAATTCAAAGTTCCAAATGTTCAGAATGAACTCTCAATGAGTATCTTGAATTTTGGGTTTTGAACATTCGATATCGTTTGGAATTTGGTGCTTTGGATTTGGGGTTTGCAGTCAAGCCGTGCAGCGGTGCTTCGAGGAGTTTGACATGAAAAACGGTTCGGTCAGTGCGTACCCCTGACCACTCTGTAGACTACCTTGCTGAGTTCCGCGGCGCGATACGGCTTGGCTATGGTCTCTTTAAAGCCGTACTCCTTAGGGCGGGTCATTGCCGGGTCGTTCGAGTAGCCGCTCGAGACTATCGCCTTCACGTCGGGGTCCTCCCGGAGGAGCATCTTTATGGTCTCCCTGCCCCCCATGCCTCCCTTTACGGTCAGGTCCATGATGACGGCGGAAAAGGGTACGCCATCCTCCTTGGCTTTCCTGTACTCCTCGACCGCCCTGGAGCCTTCGCTTACGAACCGCACCTCGTAGCCGCTGTGTTCCAGCGACGCGCAGACAAAATCTCCCACCGACGTATCGTCGTCCATCACGAGTATGCGCCCGTTTCCCTTAACGATCGCCTCCTCCCCGTCCTTCTCCTTCTCCACCCCCTTGACCGAAGCGGGAAGAAAGACCGTAAACGTCGCCCCGCACCCCGGCTTTGACTCCACGGCGATGTGTCCGTCGTGATTTTTAATTATGGAATAGGAGGTGGCAAGGCCCAGCCCGCTGCCGGTCTCCTTGGTAGTGAAGTACGGGTCGAATATCTTCTGCAGGACCTTTTCTCCCATCCCGGCCCCGTTGTCCCTGACCGATACGGTCACGTATCGGCCCGCCCCCAACCCGGAGGGGTCCCCCTCCTTCAGGGTAACGTTTTTACATTCCACCCTGACCGCGCCTCCGCACGGCATGGCCTGCTTCGCGTTTATGATAAGGTTGCTTATGACCTGGCTTATCTGCCCCTCGTCGGCCTCCACGCTAAGGAGGTC
The Thermodesulfobacteriota bacterium genome window above contains:
- the gcvT gene encoding glycine cleavage system aminomethyltransferase GcvT; protein product: MELKRTPLYDMHRGLGARLTAFAGWEMPLRYTGETEEHLAVRNSCGLFDVSHMGEIELSGAGAARAAERLTTNDTEKLEDGRCQYTLICNPRGGVIDDTILYRFSPKRFIFCVNASNTEKVFGWIRDNAGDDVAAEDVSASFAQLALQGPLSAALLSPLSETDPSLIRHFHFVETRVSGVEVLVSRTGYTGEDGFEFYTSPEGAVELWQGLMDAGSEFDLRPVGLAARDTLRVEMGYPLYGSELSEDTTPIEAGLSRFVKLDGEDFIGREALRGEAARGPARRLAGFEMAGPGIPRRGYAILKGERRVGEVTSGAFLTGSRRAVGMGLVEPSLTVPGTALAIEIRKRQAKAVVVTMPFYQRQAAATAV
- a CDS encoding peptidase, with the translated sequence MEEAITKLFAVNLVVKAWGGEKVLVFTDLVRDDEEIGKDEKKRREGARRVARTIAEVAKRLCNTHYIEYPSLGSHGTEPPARVWEAAFGPRVLRTLRENGLLEKLLEKKVGAEEIKKCEEIVRERTFDPVTCVIALSNYSTSHTRFRDFITRIAGARYASMPLFEESMLDGAMAADWDALRERTIGLALRLGGADAVHMETPNGTSISMSIKGREVLSDTGILSEAGSFGNLPAGEAYVAPVEGSANGKLVLEWAPTKKLKSPITLEVRDGTVVGVSGDDAFARELEWKIKENPLFGNIAELGIGTNDMATRADNILESEKILGTVHIAIGDNSSFGGMVRVPFHQDFVFFKPTLSVERGGTTVRILKDGDIV
- a CDS encoding ankyrin repeat domain-containing protein → MKIRRGITAGGTVLAALLLSTALFTGTAEGQRVKERLFDAVEAGRNEEVERLIAGGADLEAKDFLDRTALMIAIENNNTDTALLLLEKGADQDARDISGRTPLMVAVWRGNNEIARLLIERGVKVNRRYVSGRTVLMVASWNGNTGIARLLIGKGAKVNLRDEYDMTALMHAASYGRTDAARLLVEAGAKMDRKDLSGKTALIHASWNGNTDTARLLLEKGAKKDLKDENLRTALMTAAWHGHTKTAGLLIEKGVKKDEKDEEGKTALMYAAWHGHVNTSRLLLEKGVARDEKDDYGKTALMIAVWHGHSDVAEFLIEEDAERDEKDNTGKTALMYTAWLDNPGVARLLLEKGVDVDAREETGRTALMIAAWHGSTRIALFLLEKGAGLSEKDSAGKTALALARESGHADIESILLRAGAK
- a CDS encoding PAS domain S-box protein — encoded protein: MKDSAKTKAQLIGEVEELRRKLDELKKANVANMQAEAEEEIRKLSRAVEQSPATVLITDTNGDIEYVNPKFTELTGYSFEEVKGKNPSVLKTGHTKEEVYRDMWGKISSGGEWKGEFLNRKKNGELYWENAHISAIKDQQGNITHYLAVKEDITARKAAEKEALRAQKLESVGLLAGGLAHDFNNLLTSIIGNVSLAKLSFSPNDNLYLRLDKAEKASRRAAELTRQLLTFSRRGETLIKTVSVAEVVREALDIALRGTDITEEAVIPDDLLSVEADEGQISQVISNLIINAKQAMPCGGAVRVECKNVTLKEGDPSGLGAGRYVTVSVRDNGAGMGEKVLQKIFDPYFTTKETGSGLGLATSYSIIKNHDGHIAVESKPGCGATFTVFLPASVKGVEKEKDGEEAIVKGNGRILVMDDDTSVGDFVCASLEHSGYEVRFVSEGSRAVEEYRKAKEDGVPFSAVIMDLTVKGGMGGRETIKMLLREDPDVKAIVSSGYSNDPAMTRPKEYGFKETIAKPYRAAELSKVVYRVVRGTH